CTTTCTTCAAAATAAACCTGAAATAAGAAATCGTCACATTCGTTAAAAGCAATTCCAAGAAGTTTACAGTTTTTGAAAGTAACATTTTTCAAACTTGTACTAAACAAGCTTGTCATCGAAAGATTGCAATCGATAAATTCACAGTCTAAAAAAGTATTGTAAGCAAAGTTACTATTGGAGAAATCACAGTTTTTAAAAACACAATCTTCAAACTCACGATTGTTTATTTTTTTGTCAATATAAGCGACTTTCTCGAAGGTTTTTTGAATGTGAATTAGACTTTCCATATTGGGTTGGATAAAAAAAGAGTTTTATTTGAAGATTGGATTAAACATGTCGGGTTTACTTAACAGCTAATTTAG
This genomic window from Flavobacterium sp. 9 contains:
- a CDS encoding pentapeptide repeat-containing protein — translated: MESLIHIQKTFEKVAYIDKKINNREFEDCVFKNCDFSNSNFAYNTFLDCEFIDCNLSMTSLFSTSLKNVTFKNCKLLGIAFNECDDFLFQVYFEESTLDYAIFSNKKMPKTKFINCSVREVTFIGTNLTSSVFDNCNLEGAIFNDTQLAAVNFKTAYNYKIDPEFNPMKKAQFSNDGIVGLLDKYDIKIV